In Desulfosalsimonas propionicica, one DNA window encodes the following:
- a CDS encoding beta-ketoacyl-[acyl-carrier-protein] synthase family protein: MHPRSSVIVGYDMVSPLGTDPHAQWETACAGQSGIGPLTRFEINTEFPVRIAGQVPEFDAGPYPFLSPRKMANWRSPVFRHALLVVSRALEKSGLEITSELAPRTAVTFSSAVGGQDAVLEADRRMREAGKLPHPYTNPNSCINMVTGKVAILTGATGPIMSTITACATGAASLITGAMLIESGRADLAICGAVDFALVEPIVAGFATMNGAFRHKPQSPVAPEAASQPFSKDRRGFVISEGAGAVILASSQFAQAHGLGFDVGLAGWSMTADAHHFVAPYAPTVRRCIKESIDNAGIAPADIDSVNAHAASTRTGDAVEHEALLSVFGAKLPPVTANKSMTGHAMGASSAIESILAVSGMLAGKITPTINYVPDPEMPVDEMVTHLQAADQTFVLKNAFGFGGCNACLVFQRFS; encoded by the coding sequence CACGGATCCGCACGCCCAATGGGAGACGGCCTGTGCCGGCCAAAGCGGCATCGGTCCTTTGACCCGCTTTGAGATCAACACGGAGTTTCCGGTGCGCATCGCCGGGCAGGTGCCGGAATTTGATGCCGGGCCGTATCCTTTTTTAAGCCCCAGGAAAATGGCCAACTGGCGCTCGCCTGTTTTCCGGCATGCCCTGCTGGTGGTCAGCCGGGCCCTGGAAAAAAGCGGCCTGGAAATCACCTCCGAACTTGCCCCGCGCACAGCCGTGACATTCAGTTCAGCCGTGGGGGGCCAGGACGCGGTGCTGGAGGCGGACCGGCGCATGCGCGAGGCCGGCAAGCTGCCGCACCCCTACACCAATCCCAATTCGTGCATCAACATGGTCACCGGCAAGGTGGCCATTCTTACAGGCGCCACCGGCCCGATCATGTCCACGATTACGGCCTGTGCCACAGGGGCGGCCTCTTTGATCACCGGGGCCATGCTCATTGAATCCGGGCGCGCGGATCTGGCCATTTGCGGGGCTGTGGATTTTGCCCTGGTTGAACCCATTGTGGCCGGGTTTGCCACCATGAACGGGGCGTTCCGGCACAAGCCCCAAAGCCCCGTGGCCCCGGAAGCCGCCAGTCAACCGTTTTCAAAAGACCGGCGGGGTTTTGTGATCTCAGAGGGTGCGGGTGCGGTGATCCTGGCCTCCAGCCAGTTTGCACAAGCCCACGGACTGGGATTTGACGTCGGGCTTGCGGGCTGGTCCATGACCGCAGACGCCCATCATTTCGTGGCCCCGTATGCGCCCACAGTGCGGCGGTGCATCAAAGAAAGCATTGACAATGCCGGCATTGCACCGGCCGATATTGATTCAGTAAACGCCCATGCCGCCTCCACCCGCACGGGCGATGCAGTGGAACATGAGGCGCTGTTGTCGGTGTTTGGCGCAAAACTGCCGCCGGTAACCGCCAACAAATCCATGACCGGCCATGCCATGGGCGCATCCTCGGCGATTGAATCCATCCTGGCGGTTTCGGGCATGCTGGCCGGAAAAATCACACCCACCATCAATTATGTGCCGGATCCGGAAATGCCGGTGGATGAGATGGTCACGCACCTGCAGGCCGCAGACCAGACCTTTGTGCTCAAAAACGCATTTGGTTTCGGCGGATGCAATGCCTGCCTGGTGTTTCAACGATTCAGCTAA
- a CDS encoding beta-ketoacyl-[acyl-carrier-protein] synthase family protein, with product MKAPLNRRVFVIGYAAATPLGRTFDRTWNNAAAGLAGFGQVTRCSVQSLSRVVGEIPDWDPAACDFVDPKEAHNWNADFVILTMDVCRAALADSGLEINDQTAPKTACMVGSALNGTDAFRKAAETLRVKGALRVSPYLLPNLCANLPAGKAGMMLGFTGPVFSPQGACASGNFAIGLGARMIRDGDCDFVLAGGVDTCIMPEIIHGFANMNATIKVGKNDRACNDPSLASRPFSVDRKGMVLSEGCGVLVLAAEEAITAHGLVPRAEVAGVGWSSDACHFTLPSGPTIVRAISAAIDDAGLAPADIGYVNAHGTSTRKGDFTEIQCLRAVFGNYLESLPVSSNKSQIGHTLGASAAIEAALGIEGMCRGVILPTINHIPDPELGDIDVVPDSARAGGYECFLSNAFGFGGTNCCIVFKGV from the coding sequence ATGAAAGCACCTTTGAACAGACGGGTCTTTGTTATTGGTTATGCAGCGGCAACGCCTTTGGGCAGGACCTTTGACAGGACCTGGAACAATGCGGCCGCTGGTCTGGCCGGGTTTGGCCAGGTTACCCGGTGCAGCGTACAGAGTTTAAGCCGTGTGGTGGGCGAAATTCCGGACTGGGATCCGGCGGCGTGCGATTTCGTGGACCCCAAAGAGGCCCATAACTGGAACGCGGATTTTGTGATCCTGACCATGGATGTCTGCCGGGCGGCCCTGGCAGACAGTGGCCTTGAAATCAATGATCAGACAGCACCCAAAACCGCCTGTATGGTAGGATCGGCCCTAAACGGTACGGATGCATTCCGCAAGGCCGCAGAAACCCTGCGTGTCAAAGGCGCCCTGCGGGTCAGCCCTTATCTTTTGCCCAACCTGTGCGCCAATCTGCCCGCGGGCAAGGCGGGCATGATGCTCGGGTTTACCGGCCCGGTTTTCTCCCCCCAGGGGGCCTGCGCTTCGGGAAATTTCGCCATCGGCCTGGGCGCCCGCATGATCCGGGACGGGGACTGTGATTTTGTGCTTGCAGGCGGCGTTGACACCTGTATCATGCCTGAGATCATCCACGGTTTTGCCAACATGAACGCCACCATCAAGGTGGGCAAAAACGACAGAGCCTGCAATGACCCCTCTCTGGCGTCAAGGCCTTTTTCCGTTGACCGAAAGGGCATGGTCCTCTCTGAGGGCTGCGGGGTCCTGGTGCTGGCCGCAGAAGAGGCCATAACGGCACACGGGCTTGTGCCACGGGCCGAGGTGGCCGGGGTGGGCTGGAGTTCGGATGCCTGCCATTTCACGCTGCCAAGCGGGCCAACCATTGTTCGGGCCATTTCAGCGGCCATAGACGATGCCGGGCTGGCCCCGGCAGATATCGGCTATGTCAACGCCCACGGTACATCGACCCGAAAGGGCGATTTTACGGAAATCCAATGCCTGAGGGCCGTGTTCGGCAATTACCTGGAGTCCCTGCCCGTGTCCTCCAACAAGTCCCAGATCGGCCACACCCTGGGCGCATCTGCGGCCATTGAGGCGGCGCTGGGCATCGAGGGCATGTGCCGGGGTGTGATTTTGCCAACCATTAACCATATTCCGGACCCGGAACTCGGAGATATTGATGTGGTGCCCGATTCTGCCCGGGCCGGCGGGTATGAATGCTTTTTGTCCAATGCATTCGGGTTCGGGGGAACCAATTGCTGTATTGTTTTTAAAGGAGTTTGA
- a CDS encoding acyl-CoA thioesterase codes for MRPKPFHPEVYNGDPRFVKNRHDGCIWHRCENRTLYADTDRSAVVYHANYLRYFEFGRASLMRDLAYPYVDIEASGYVYPIIELGIKYHSPLYYDDAMWVHTRPGNLGKVKLNFDYVITHAQTGGIVCTGFTEHCALNSAGRPVGIDENTQNLWDIFPK; via the coding sequence ATGCGCCCCAAACCGTTTCATCCGGAAGTCTACAACGGTGATCCGCGTTTTGTGAAAAACCGGCACGACGGCTGCATCTGGCACAGGTGCGAAAACCGGACCCTGTATGCGGACACGGACCGCTCCGCGGTTGTGTATCACGCCAATTACCTGCGTTATTTTGAATTCGGCCGGGCCTCGCTCATGCGGGATCTGGCGTATCCATACGTGGATATTGAGGCCAGCGGATATGTTTATCCCATCATTGAACTGGGAATCAAGTACCACAGCCCGCTTTATTATGATGATGCCATGTGGGTGCACACACGGCCCGGAAACCTGGGCAAGGTGAAGCTGAATTTTGATTATGTCATCACCCACGCCCAAACCGGCGGGATCGTATGTACCGGATTTACCGAGCACTGCGCCCTGAATTCCGCGGGCAGGCCCGTTGGGATTGATGAAAACACGCAGAACTTATGGGACATTTTTCCGAAATAA